One Phaseolus vulgaris cultivar G19833 chromosome 2, P. vulgaris v2.0, whole genome shotgun sequence DNA window includes the following coding sequences:
- the LOC137809085 gene encoding uncharacterized protein, which yields MLVMTDLPIQKVLKIPDVAGRMVKWAVELSEFDIKYEPRGSIKGQVFADFVVELSSEIAQNAKDDFRWVLSVDGSSNQLGSGAGVILEGPNGVLIEQSLRFSFKASNNQAEYEALIAGILLAKEMGAKVLMAKSDSLLVTGQVTGEFQAKDPQMAAYLEYVQELRRSFALFEVVHVPREQNARADLLAKLATGKGGRQRTVIQETLKAP from the coding sequence atgttggtgatgactgatttgccaatccagaaggttctgaagataCCCGATGTGGccggaaggatggtgaagtgggcggtcgagctgtcggaattcgacatcaaatatgaaccccggggatcgatcaaggggcaagtcttcgccgattttgtggtcgagttgtcctccgaAATAGCGCAGAACGCCAAGGATGACTTTCGCTGGGTACTCTCggttgatgggtcgtccaaccagttgggcagcggggctggggtcattttggaagggcccaacggagtgttgatagagcaatcatTGAGGTTttctttcaaagcaagcaacaatcaagcagagtatgaggctttgatcgccggaatcctgttggcaaaggaaatgggggcgaaggtgctgatggccaagagcgattcgctgttggtcactGGACAAGtgactggcgagttccaagccaaggacccgcagatggcagcctacttggagtacgtgcaagagctaaggAGATCTTTCGCTttatttgaagtggtgcacgtgccgagagagcagaatgcccgagctgacttgctagccaagctcgctacgggcaaggggggcagacagaggactgtcattcaagaaaccttGAAGGCGCCTTGA
- the LOC137809086 gene encoding uncharacterized protein, with protein MDSVVPANTVAVKASFTGVEDPEAHLTVFHTQMMLSGGSDAVYCKVFMSTLSGTALDWFVSIPTGHITTFQQFSTIFGAQIVRLPGKDEEMFVHAFKKGVLPGPFSESFIRSHPATFAEIRRRAVAHIAAESEVSEKRGNVVPAKPRAQARVQPQRVMEAATGKRDQRTRHPYDPKKNKNKGPGRPRDTNRPPRYEFVMGLADLIAIPNIAARLKVPEKTTEKVLGPKPDAWCEFHKSFGHSINSCLALGHQLAELVKSGFLKDYLLEKQADQASGSQPAGSSTRCPFTVRSTP; from the exons atggactcggtggtcccggctaacactgtggcggtgaaagcgtctttcactggggtggaggaccctgaggcccACCTCACGGtgtttcatactcagatgatgctctcggggggctcagacgcggtgtactgtaaggtgttcatgagcactctgaGCGGAacagcgttggactggttcgtcagcatacctactggccacattaccacgtttcaacagttttccacgat atttGGAGCTCAGATAGTCCGTTTGCCAGGGAAAGACGAAGAAATGTTtgtgcacgccttcaaaaagggtgtgTTACCTGGGCCCTTTAGTGAGTCGTTCATCAggagtcaccccgccacgtttgctgaaatccggcgacgtgctgtggctcacatTGCCGCTGAGAGTGAAGTCtccgagaagaggggaaacgTGGTCCCGGCCAAACCGCGCGCCCAAGCAAGggtccagccgcagagggtaatggaggcggcgACGGGGAAGAGGGACCAAAGGACGCGCCACccttacgaccctaagaaaaacaagaacaagGGGCCAGGGCGGCCTAGGGATACTAATCGCCCCCCAAGGTATGAGTTTGTAATGGGGTTGGCcgatttgatcgccatcccaaacattGCTGCTAGGCTCAAGGTGCCTGAGAAAACGACGGAAAAGGTTTTGGGGCCAAAAccagacgcatggtgcgagttccacaagagttttggccactctatcaactcgtgtttggctttgggacaccagctcgccgagctggtcaaaagtggttttttgaaggattacttgctggaAAAGCAAGCGGACCAAGCGTCAGGATCTCAACCGGCGGgcagcagcacgaggtgcccattcacggtgagatccacaccatag